From Pan troglodytes isolate AG18354 chromosome 9, NHGRI_mPanTro3-v2.0_pri, whole genome shotgun sequence, the proteins below share one genomic window:
- the MMP13 gene encoding collagenase 3: MHPGVLAAFLFLSWAHCRALPLPSGGDEDDLSEEDLQFAERYLRSYYHPTNLAGILKENAASSMTERLREMQSFFGLEVTGKLDDNTLDVMKKPRCGVPDVGEYNVFPRTLKWSKMNLTYRIVNYTPDMTHSEVEKAFKKAFKVWSDVTPLNFTRLHDGIADIMISFGIKEHGDFYPFDGPSGLLAHAFPPGPNYGGDAHFDDDETWTSSSKGYNLFLVAAHEFGHSLGLDHSKDPGALMFPIYTYTGKSHFMLPDDDVQGIQSLYGPGDEDPNPKHPKTPDKCDPSLSLDAITSLRGETMIFKDRFFWRLHPQQVDAELFLTKSFWPELPNRIDAAYEHPSHDLIFIFRGRKFWALNGYDILEGYPKKISELGLPKEVKKISATVHFEDTGKTLLFSGNQVWRYDDTNHIMDKDYPRLIEEEFPGIGDKVDAVYEKNGYIYFFNGPIQFEYSIWSNRIVRVMPANSILWC; encoded by the exons ATGCATCCAGGGGTCCTCGCTGCCTTCCTCTTCTTGAGCTGGGCTCATTGTCgggccctgccccttcccagTGGTGGTGATGAAGATGATTTGTCTGAGGAAGACCTCCAGTTTGCAGAG CGCTACCTGAGATCATACTACCATCCTACAAATCTCGCGGGAATCCTGAAGGAGAATGCAGCAAGCTCCATGACTGAGAGGCTCCGAGAAATGCAGTCTTTTTTCGGCTTAGAGGTGACTGGCAAACTTGACGATAACACCTTAGATGTCATGAAAAAGCCAAGATGCGGGGTTCCTGATGTGGGTGAATACAATGTTTTCCCTCGAACTCTTAAATGGTCCAAAATGAATTTAACCTACAG AATTGTGAATTACACCCCTGATATGACTCATTCTGAAGTTGAAAAGGCGTTCAAAAAAGCCTTCAAAGTTTGGTCCGATGTAACTCCTCTGAATTTTACCAGACTTCACGATGGCATTGCTGACATCATGATCTCTTTTGGAATTAAGG AGCATGGCGACTTCTACCCATTTGATGGGCCCTCTGGCCTGCTGGCTCACGCTTTTCCTCCTGGGCCAAATTATGGAGGAGATGCCCATTTTGATGACGATGAAACCTGGACAAGTAGTTCCAAAG GCTACAACTTGTTTCTTGTTGCTGCGCATGAGTTCGGCCACTCCTTAGGTCTTGACCACTCCAAGGACCCTGGAGCACTCATGTTTCCTATCTACACCTACACCGGCAAAAGCCACTTTATGCTTCCTGATGACGATGTACAAGGGATCCAGTCTCTCTATG GTCCAGGAGATGAAGACCCCAACCCTAAACATCCAAAAACGCCAGACAAATGTGACCCTTCCTTATCCCTTGATGCCATTACCAGTCTCCGAGGAGAAACAATGATCTTTAAAGACAG ATTCTTCTGGCGCCTGCATCCTCAGCAGGTTGATGCGGAGCTGTTTTTAACGAAATCATTTTGGCCAGAACTTCCCAACCGTATTGATGCTGCATATGAGCACCCTTCTCATGACCTCATCTTCATCTTCAGAG GTAGAAAATTTTGGGCTCTTAATGGTTATGACATTCTGGAAGGTTATCCCAAAAAAATATCTGAACTGGGTCTTCCAAAAGAAGTTAAGAAGATAAGTGCAACTGTTCACTTTGAGGATACAGGCAAGACTCTCCTGTTCTCAGGAAACCAGGTCTGGAG ataTGATGATACTAACCATATTATGGATAAAGACTATCCGAGACTAATAGAAGAAGAATTCCCAGGAATTGGTGATAAAGTAGATGCTGTCTACGAGAAAAATG GTTATATCTATTTTTTCAATGGACCCATACAGTTTGAATACAGCATCTGGAGTAACCGTATTGTTCGCGTCATGCCAGCAAATTCCATATTGTGGTGTtaa